A region from the Vicia villosa cultivar HV-30 ecotype Madison, WI linkage group LG3, Vvil1.0, whole genome shotgun sequence genome encodes:
- the LOC131593509 gene encoding uncharacterized protein LOC131593509, producing MKNCTTDEALELLSAAIKLEFHDENREKYQSFFQILKDYKAQRIDTRVVRLKVHQLLKGHKDLILRFNTSMPSQYVIKLPLDGDDKQPQCGRLEKEDALGFLKEVGDVFQGKNKGKYDEFLEIMKGFKAQRIETSVVVERVKELFKGHIALILGFYKFLPEEYRRFEEEHALAFVKKVGDVFQDKNREKYDEFLGIFKDFKAQRIDASVVVKRLMELFEGHTNLILEFNAFLPEKYRITLPLQVHTVSSEFNGEKMKVAENCEIPWDLLDIISRKLDIDELFGFAGVCKSWREFHKIYWRNFMASEEPLLLRKSSYDKKSFSFMSIHDQRVYHSKTIDHFWNSAYSGSSSGYLIMTTNNNSFILMNPFTRKMMEINTTAFKVEFSVFAYHVLLAFGKGSEEFVLVALCTSSNSLHVYQSRNSDWITYSTKGRPWKVVDFVVLHNTIYVVTDKAKIGVLSLNSANIKFLKLKSTPKVTSSSHLRLVSCDDGKLLMIHILSWKIWNVYEIDLSIKNFVEMKSLGDIALFYASGKYFYALSNPEKWGYESNSLHAINLSSTQCRVSIGKDNELPEYISHDRLSKPPTGRPYLLDWCFKHLHYEVDYSLVE from the exons ATGAAGAATTGCACCACTGATGAAGCATTAGAGTTACTATCAGCAGCAATTAAACTTGAGTTTCATGATGAGAATAGAGAAAAGTACCAATCTTTTTTCCAAATTTTGAAAGATTACAAAGCTCAAAGAATTGATACAAGGGTTGTTAGATTGAAAGTGCATCAATTGTTGAAAGGCCATAAAGATTTAATTTTGAGGTTCAACACCTCTATGCCATCTCAATATGTAATCAAACTTCCACTAGATGGCGACGATAAACAACCACAATGTGGTCGATTAGAGAAAGAAGATGCATTAGGTTTTCTCAAGGAAGTAGGAGATGTGTTTCAAGGTAAGAATAAGGGAAAGTATGATGAGTTTTTAGAAATTATGAAGGGGTTCAAGGCTCAGAGAATTGAAACAAGTGTTGTTGTGGAGAGAGTGAAGGAGCTGTTTAAAGGGCATATAGCTTTGATTTTGGGGTTTTATAAGTTCTTGCCGGAGGAATACCGTCGATTTGAGGAAGAACATGCATTAGCTTTTGTCAAGAAAGTAGGAGATGTGTTTCAAGATAAGAATAGGGAAAAGTATGATGAGTTTTTAGGAATTTTTAAGGATTTCAAGGCTCAGAGAATTGATGCAAGTGTTGTTGTGAAGAGACTGATGGAGCTGTTTGAAGGGCATACAAATTTAATTTTGGAATTCAATGCCTTCTTGCCAGAGAAATATCGAATCACGCTTCCCCTTCAGGTTCACACTG TTTCATCAGAATTCAATGGGGAGAAAATGAAGGTAGCAGAGAACTGTGAAATTCCTTGGGACCTGCTTGATATCATCTCCCGGAAACTAGATATTGACGAGCTCTTCGGATTCGCTGGCGTGTGCAAGAGTTGGAGGGAATTTCATAAAATTTATTGGAGAAATTTCATGGCATCCGAAGAACCATTACTTCTTCGAAAGTCTTCCTATGATAAAAAATCTTTTTCCTTCATGAGCATACATGATCAAAGAGTTTATCACTCAAAGACAATCGATCATTTCTGGAACTCGGCCTATTCCGGGTCTTCTAGCGGATATTTGATCATGACAACCAACAATAATTCATTTATACTAATGAATCCGTTTACAAGAAAAATGATGGAAATCAACACAACAGCCTTTAAAGTCGAGTTTTCTGTTTTTGCTTACCATGTCTTACTTGCTTTCGGCAAAGGCTCAGAGGAATTTGTCTTAGTGGCTTTATGTACAAGTTCCAACAGTTTACATGTCTATCAATCTCGAAACTCCGATTGGATTACTTACTCGACGAAGGGAAGACCATGGAAGGTTGTCGACTTTGTTGTTTTGCATAATACTATATATGTTGTAACCGACAAGGCGAAGATAGGTGTGCTCAGCTTGAATTCTgcaaatataaaatttttaaaattgaagaGTACTCCCAAGGTAACTTCTTCCTCACACCTAAGATTGGTTAGTTGCGACGACGGAAAACTTCTGATGATTCATATTTTGTCTTGGAAAATATGGAATGTGTACGAGATAGACTTGTCAATCAAGAATTTTGTCGAGATGAAAAGTCTAGGCGACATTGCATTATTTTATGCTTCTGGGAAATACTTCTATGCGTTGAGCAACCCGGAAAAATGGGGCTATGAAAGCAATTCTCTGCATGCCATCAATCTTTCATCTACACAATGCAGAGTGTCTATAGGGAAGGATAATGAATTGCCAGAATACATTAGCCATGATAGACTAAGTAAACCTCCTACAGGAAGACCCTATTTGTTGGATTGGTGTTTTAAACATCTTCACTATGAAGTGGATTATTCTCTTGTTGAGTGA